A window of Candidatus Vicinibacter proximus contains these coding sequences:
- a CDS encoding RluA family pseudouridine synthase, which produces MNQISTFILYKDHHFIVALKPAGIPVQEDKTGDASLLRMLQAYSNRDLFLCNRIDRPVSGLVLLAKTPQDQTSINAQMENGLLHKTYLALVQKKEISSNGQFRDYMIHDTQNNKARIVESAEILGAKLAMMDYKCLVSLDKYLLLEITTETGRYHQIRCQLGHHGLFIKGDVKYGARRSNKDRSIGLHAWKLRFHHPTLNKELSFEAPLPDHDLWPIIKI; this is translated from the coding sequence TTGAATCAAATATCAACCTTTATTTTATACAAGGACCACCATTTTATTGTGGCACTCAAACCTGCGGGAATACCAGTTCAGGAAGACAAAACGGGAGATGCGAGCTTGTTGAGAATGCTGCAAGCCTATTCTAATAGAGACCTCTTTTTGTGTAACCGGATTGACAGGCCAGTTTCAGGGCTAGTCCTGCTTGCCAAAACTCCCCAAGATCAAACATCCATAAATGCGCAAATGGAAAATGGATTACTCCATAAAACTTACCTTGCTTTGGTTCAGAAAAAGGAGATCTCAAGCAATGGACAATTCAGAGATTATATGATCCATGATACCCAAAACAACAAAGCAAGGATTGTGGAAAGTGCAGAAATTTTGGGAGCAAAACTTGCAATGATGGATTATAAATGTTTGGTCAGTCTCGACAAATATCTATTGCTTGAAATTACTACGGAAACTGGCAGATATCATCAAATCCGCTGCCAATTGGGGCACCATGGTCTTTTCATAAAGGGTGATGTAAAGTATGGAGCCCGTCGAAGTAATAAAGACCGTAGCATTGGTCTTCATGCATGGAAACTAAGATTCCATCATCCCACTTTGAACAAAGAGTTAAGTTTTGAGGCTCCCTTACCAGACCACGATCTTTGGCCAATTATTAAAATTTAA
- a CDS encoding DUF2723 domain-containing protein: protein MNSKINKVNLTGWLVFLITFTVYFFSVERTGSLWDCGEFVLGAYKLQVVHPPGAPLFLIIGRMFTWVADVLSDDPSKIAFAVNLMSGICSAFAATFICWVTIIFGKISLYGRGKDEEASQDLGVLGAGLVAGLATAFATSVWFSAVEGEVYSMSTMFTTMTLWAAVKWYYLSNDPKNDRWLIFSLYSAGLSIGVHLLSLLAFPTIAILYYYKKWEKKSFLGFCIAGLVGVVSIVLFQALVVSGIPQLWSMFEMLCVNSFGLPFHSGLVPTVALLSFIFYYGLKKSKEKGNDLLYKLFLTGLLITISYTPVGVVLLRAMANPPINMNAPNDVVRLLPYINREQYGDRSLLKGPHFDAKPIDTKSTDRYGRVGSKYVVVDRKFDYVFSKRDQIFLPRISHNDQGRVQLHRMWMDYLVDNKTGTPTMLYNLKFLWAYQFGWMYWRYFYWNFVGKENGEQGFFPWDKKDGHWLSGISAIDSQRLYNQSQLPRVIREDQSRNTYFFLPLIFGLLGVVFHARRDRNDFLALLVLWLITGLGLCFFNNSPPNEPRERDYVLVGSIFTFCIWIGLGVLFLADLFKRQFKLSGNLSGIVASCIVISAPIIMGFQNFDDHSRNGITAARDYAINILESCQPNSIIFTYGDNDTYPVWYAQEVEGIRRDVRVINLSLIAVDWYIESQRRKVNDSPPIKMSIPSEKYRGFLRNQIFYFNPAGEGAPDVEMTSGQFLKFIGEDHPISAGSGREFETFMPTKKVAIEYDPSRAVASGMIQPGDTSVVNRIPLALNANYITKDDLAVLDIIHSNINDRPIYFSVTCQSEKLMGLEDFTSMEGLALRIVPVKTPSDRSMFIYGSGKMDVEKTYDALMNKFKWGNFDKKKLFVDHSYAPSVQGLRMMMMRLASLYEARGDKEKAASVALRYFESFPNMNFQYDLRVMPFIQSLVGAGKLDDAKKHLKILAIETADMMNFYNSLSAEELKSSFQQEKAYANSAVREILLRSGELQDQEFEKEMKELLSKYDLAPVNN, encoded by the coding sequence ATGAATTCAAAGATTAATAAGGTCAATCTTACAGGATGGTTAGTGTTTTTGATAACCTTCACGGTGTATTTCTTTTCTGTAGAGCGCACAGGTAGTCTTTGGGACTGCGGAGAGTTTGTTCTTGGAGCATATAAATTACAAGTTGTTCACCCACCAGGTGCTCCCCTCTTTCTAATTATAGGTAGAATGTTTACCTGGGTAGCAGATGTATTATCTGATGATCCTTCAAAAATTGCCTTTGCTGTAAATCTAATGTCCGGAATTTGTTCGGCTTTTGCAGCAACATTTATATGTTGGGTTACTATCATATTTGGTAAAATCTCCTTGTATGGAAGAGGAAAAGACGAAGAAGCTTCACAAGACTTAGGTGTACTAGGCGCAGGCCTTGTAGCAGGACTAGCCACAGCTTTTGCCACATCTGTTTGGTTTTCCGCTGTGGAAGGTGAAGTTTATTCCATGTCTACCATGTTTACTACCATGACACTATGGGCTGCAGTAAAATGGTATTACCTTTCCAATGATCCCAAAAATGACCGATGGTTAATATTTTCTTTATATAGTGCCGGCTTATCGATTGGGGTACATCTACTTAGTTTATTGGCTTTTCCTACTATAGCAATTTTATATTATTATAAGAAATGGGAAAAGAAAAGTTTTCTTGGCTTTTGCATTGCTGGATTGGTTGGCGTTGTAAGCATTGTCCTTTTTCAAGCGCTTGTCGTATCGGGAATTCCACAACTGTGGAGTATGTTTGAAATGTTGTGCGTAAATTCATTTGGTCTGCCATTTCATTCCGGCTTAGTCCCAACAGTGGCTTTGTTAAGCTTTATTTTTTATTATGGATTGAAGAAAAGTAAAGAAAAAGGGAATGATTTGCTCTACAAACTTTTTTTAACAGGTTTGTTGATTACTATTTCCTATACACCTGTAGGTGTTGTTCTCCTGCGTGCAATGGCTAATCCACCTATTAATATGAATGCACCTAACGATGTGGTTAGACTATTGCCATATATTAATAGGGAACAATATGGAGACAGGTCTTTACTGAAGGGTCCTCACTTTGATGCAAAACCTATAGATACTAAATCTACGGACAGATATGGACGAGTAGGTAGCAAATATGTTGTGGTGGATAGAAAATTTGATTATGTTTTTTCCAAACGGGATCAAATCTTCTTACCTAGAATCAGCCACAATGATCAGGGCAGGGTACAGTTACACAGAATGTGGATGGATTATCTTGTGGACAACAAGACAGGAACTCCAACTATGCTTTATAATTTGAAATTTCTTTGGGCATACCAGTTTGGGTGGATGTATTGGCGATACTTTTATTGGAATTTTGTTGGTAAAGAAAATGGTGAACAAGGTTTCTTTCCTTGGGATAAAAAAGATGGGCATTGGCTATCCGGAATTTCGGCAATAGATAGTCAACGATTGTATAATCAATCACAACTCCCAAGAGTAATACGAGAAGACCAATCAAGAAATACTTATTTTTTCCTGCCATTAATTTTTGGTTTATTGGGAGTGGTGTTTCATGCTAGAAGAGACCGAAATGACTTTTTGGCATTGTTGGTTTTATGGTTAATTACAGGATTAGGTTTGTGTTTTTTTAATAATTCGCCGCCAAATGAACCAAGGGAAAGAGATTATGTATTGGTAGGTTCAATTTTCACATTCTGTATTTGGATTGGACTGGGGGTATTGTTTCTTGCTGATTTATTCAAACGACAATTTAAGTTGTCAGGAAATTTATCCGGGATTGTAGCAAGTTGTATTGTAATTTCCGCACCAATTATTATGGGTTTTCAAAATTTTGATGATCACTCAAGGAATGGAATTACTGCGGCAAGAGATTATGCAATAAACATTCTTGAATCTTGTCAACCTAACTCTATAATCTTTACTTATGGAGATAATGATACCTATCCGGTTTGGTATGCGCAGGAGGTTGAAGGCATCAGAAGGGATGTGAGGGTAATTAATTTGAGTTTGATTGCGGTAGATTGGTATATTGAATCTCAAAGGAGGAAAGTGAACGACTCTCCACCGATAAAAATGTCTATCCCATCAGAAAAGTATAGAGGATTTTTAAGAAATCAAATTTTCTATTTTAATCCTGCTGGTGAGGGGGCTCCTGATGTTGAAATGACTTCTGGACAGTTTTTAAAATTCATTGGTGAAGACCACCCAATTTCAGCAGGTTCTGGTCGTGAATTTGAAACTTTTATGCCAACTAAAAAAGTAGCTATTGAATATGACCCTTCCAGGGCTGTAGCCAGTGGGATGATCCAGCCTGGGGATACTAGTGTTGTGAATCGTATTCCATTGGCATTGAATGCTAATTACATTACAAAAGATGATCTCGCTGTATTGGATATCATTCATTCAAATATTAACGATAGACCAATTTACTTTTCTGTCACCTGTCAAAGTGAAAAATTGATGGGACTTGAAGATTTTACCAGCATGGAAGGACTTGCTCTAAGAATAGTTCCGGTAAAAACGCCTAGCGACCGTAGCATGTTTATTTATGGTTCTGGTAAAATGGATGTAGAAAAAACCTACGATGCCCTTATGAATAAATTTAAGTGGGGGAATTTTGATAAGAAAAAATTATTTGTTGACCATTCTTATGCACCGAGTGTACAAGGTTTAAGGATGATGATGATGCGTCTTGCTTCACTTTATGAAGCAAGAGGAGATAAAGAAAAAGCAGCTTCAGTCGCATTAAGGTATTTTGAAAGTTTTCCAAATATGAATTTTCAATATGACCTTAGAGTTATGCCATTTATTCAAAGTTTGGTAGGTGCAGGTAAATTGGATGATGCCAAAAAGCATTTAAAAATTCTTGCTATTGAAACTGCTGATATGATGAATTTTTACAATTCTCTTTCAGCCGAAGAATTAAAATCAAGCTTCCAACAAGAAAAAGCTTATGCAAATTCTGCTGTCAGGGAAATACTTTTGCGCAGCGGTGAACTTCAAGATCAAGAATTTGAAAAAGAAATGAAGGAATTACTCTCTAAATATGACCTTGCTCCGGTCAACAATTAA
- the rpiB gene encoding ribose 5-phosphate isomerase B, whose product MSRVVAIGSDHAGFELKESLITYLESKGYKVMDQGCFDKESVDYPDFGHLVSAAIINHVAKFGIVICGSGNGIAISANRHAGIRCALCWTPEIASLARSHNDANVLSLPARFIDESMAKSIVDTFLLKDFEGGRHQRRVDKIEI is encoded by the coding sequence ATGTCCAGAGTAGTTGCTATCGGATCTGATCATGCAGGATTTGAATTAAAAGAATCATTAATAACCTATCTTGAATCCAAAGGATATAAAGTAATGGATCAAGGGTGTTTTGATAAAGAGTCCGTTGATTATCCTGATTTTGGTCACTTGGTAAGTGCAGCAATAATAAATCATGTTGCAAAATTTGGAATTGTTATTTGTGGTAGTGGAAATGGTATAGCTATTTCTGCAAATCGCCATGCAGGAATTAGGTGTGCATTATGTTGGACCCCTGAAATAGCTAGTTTAGCTAGGTCTCACAACGATGCAAACGTTTTGAGCCTTCCCGCAAGATTCATTGATGAAAGTATGGCAAAGTCAATAGTCGACACTTTTCTTTTAAAAGATTTTGAAGGTGGAAGACATCAGAGAAGGGTGGATAAAATTGAGATATGA
- a CDS encoding M28 family peptidase produces the protein MMKFILLKLCFVLSLIPVLSQKKFISSVHFPDTTKNIIRDKVFGLSEAIKATELKPILEFLASDSCEGRELGTRGNDRAAEFIAAKFNEYGIQKISDSGDYFQQVGFKWISWKNINVEINGFPYKNIWDFVSLATDNEDLKININEIVFLGYGIESSQYNDYKNVDVKDKVILIYKGEPFSKKGISYVNGKSTASIWSQSLDLKLIAAKKNGVKCVLIIEDKFKELVDSKRGLILSPSVLLNKDEYAKIQLCNSIHLSSSMAVKLLGKSLKKVISYREKIQSKGKPKHFTIKQNIKIEQEREVSSVSGRNIMAYIEGTDKKNEVVILTAHYDHLGIRGKDVFNGADDNASGTTTLTQIARAFQLAKNKGISPRRSVLCLLLTGEEKGLLGSMYYVNNPKFPLQQTIVDINVDMVGRIDEKYKSKGKYIYVIGSDRISSELHLLNEKVNNDYSHLIMDYTYNGENDPNKYYYRSDHYNFAEKGIPSIFFFNGTHEDYHRIGDDSWKIDFNKMETIGRHIFILAWELANRDQKISKDNN, from the coding sequence ATGATGAAATTTATTTTGTTAAAACTATGCTTTGTTTTATCACTTATACCAGTTTTATCACAAAAGAAATTTATCAGTTCAGTTCATTTTCCAGATACCACAAAAAATATTATACGGGATAAAGTTTTTGGTTTATCAGAAGCTATTAAAGCCACTGAGTTAAAACCTATTTTAGAATTTCTGGCTTCTGATTCATGTGAGGGAAGAGAGCTTGGGACCAGAGGTAATGACCGTGCGGCTGAATTCATTGCCGCAAAATTTAATGAATATGGCATTCAAAAAATAAGTGATTCAGGTGATTACTTTCAACAAGTTGGTTTCAAATGGATTTCCTGGAAGAATATAAATGTGGAAATTAATGGATTTCCATATAAAAATATCTGGGATTTTGTCAGCTTGGCAACTGACAATGAAGATCTGAAAATTAATATTAACGAAATCGTTTTCCTAGGTTATGGTATTGAATCTTCTCAATACAATGATTATAAGAATGTTGATGTAAAAGATAAAGTTATCCTCATTTATAAAGGCGAGCCTTTTTCAAAAAAAGGGATAAGCTATGTGAATGGCAAATCAACTGCTTCTATCTGGTCGCAAAGTTTGGACCTAAAACTAATAGCTGCAAAAAAAAATGGAGTTAAATGTGTACTTATTATTGAAGACAAATTCAAGGAATTAGTGGATTCAAAACGAGGACTTATTTTATCTCCATCCGTTTTGCTGAACAAAGACGAATATGCAAAAATTCAATTATGCAATTCAATTCACTTGTCATCCTCCATGGCAGTAAAACTTTTGGGAAAATCTTTAAAAAAGGTAATTTCATACAGAGAAAAAATTCAATCAAAAGGTAAGCCTAAACATTTTACAATTAAGCAAAACATAAAGATTGAACAGGAAAGAGAGGTCAGCTCTGTGTCTGGACGTAATATTATGGCATATATTGAAGGGACGGATAAAAAAAATGAAGTTGTCATACTCACCGCACATTATGATCATTTAGGAATTAGAGGGAAGGACGTTTTTAATGGTGCAGATGATAATGCCTCCGGCACAACTACTTTGACACAAATTGCAAGAGCATTTCAGTTGGCAAAAAATAAGGGAATAAGTCCACGAAGATCAGTTTTGTGTCTTTTGTTAACTGGAGAAGAGAAAGGATTATTAGGCAGTATGTATTATGTAAATAATCCTAAATTTCCATTGCAACAGACCATTGTTGACATTAATGTGGATATGGTAGGAAGAATAGATGAAAAATATAAATCCAAAGGAAAATACATTTATGTAATTGGATCCGATAGAATAAGTAGTGAACTACATCTATTAAATGAAAAGGTGAATAATGATTATAGTCATCTGATAATGGATTACACATATAATGGGGAGAATGATCCTAATAAATATTACTATCGTTCAGATCATTACAATTTTGCTGAAAAAGGAATCCCATCTATTTTTTTCTTTAACGGGACACATGAGGACTATCATCGAATAGGAGATGATTCCTGGAAAATCGATTTTAATAAAATGGAAACTATTGGACGGCACATATTCATTCTCGCCTGGGAATTGGCCAACCGGGATCAAAAAATTTCAAAGGACAACAATTAG
- a CDS encoding peptide MFS transporter: MNTETKQNHPKGLWVLFGTEMWERFNFYGMRTILTLFIVNALAMSKEESSIIYGGFLGLCYLTPMLGGFISDRFLGNRYCIMLGGLLMAIGQLLLFTSANIFDTNLELARTVLYVALGVIILGNGFFKPNISSMVGSLYPRGEKNKLDTAFTIFYMGINIGAFLGQFICPIVGDVVDPNGTRDVFAFKWGFLAAAIAMVIGTLTFFFLKDKYVKTPDGRPIGDLPSKNISTDFEEGESTKATFSQTSILIAFGVFSVLGLVFHYWFGQNYIYSLIYASGLTLAGLILSDKSLTKVETDRILVIYIVSFFVIFFWAAFEQAGSSLTFIADNQTDRNFLGWNMPPSMVQIFNGIFVVMLAIPFSMLWDKLRAHGKEPISPMKQAIGLALIALSYFIIAHNVKDLGSDGLLAVKWLILLYLIQTLGELCLSPIGLSLVGKLAPKRFASLLFGVFFLSNASGYALAGTLGAILPATGEQYTKATSLGIDLKAILDKTVTPTAEQLQLLATNKISDHYPVFAGFTIHSLYEFFMVFVVLCGIAALLLFSLTPRLKKMMHGVN; the protein is encoded by the coding sequence ATGAATACAGAAACTAAACAAAACCATCCGAAGGGATTATGGGTACTCTTTGGAACAGAGATGTGGGAGCGGTTCAACTTTTATGGGATGAGAACTATTCTCACCCTTTTTATTGTGAATGCTCTTGCCATGTCAAAAGAAGAATCCTCAATTATTTATGGGGGTTTTCTGGGATTATGCTACTTAACCCCGATGCTAGGTGGATTTATTTCAGATAGATTTTTAGGGAATCGTTATTGCATAATGTTAGGCGGCTTATTGATGGCAATAGGTCAGTTATTACTTTTTACCAGTGCAAATATTTTTGACACTAATTTAGAGCTGGCGAGAACCGTTTTATATGTTGCGCTTGGCGTGATTATTTTGGGAAATGGATTTTTTAAACCTAACATTTCGAGCATGGTTGGAAGTCTTTACCCAAGAGGTGAAAAAAATAAACTGGATACAGCTTTTACCATATTTTACATGGGGATAAATATTGGTGCATTTTTAGGACAATTTATATGCCCAATTGTAGGTGATGTGGTAGATCCTAACGGAACAAGGGATGTATTTGCTTTCAAATGGGGTTTTTTAGCCGCGGCTATTGCAATGGTTATTGGAACTTTAACTTTTTTCTTTTTAAAAGATAAATATGTTAAGACACCAGATGGAAGACCAATTGGTGATTTACCTTCCAAAAACATCAGCACAGATTTTGAAGAAGGAGAATCTACAAAAGCTACTTTTTCACAAACTTCAATACTTATAGCTTTCGGTGTCTTTTCCGTTTTAGGACTTGTGTTTCACTATTGGTTTGGACAGAATTATATATATTCATTAATTTACGCTAGTGGTCTTACATTGGCTGGTTTAATCTTAAGTGATAAATCACTTACAAAAGTGGAAACAGATAGGATTTTAGTAATTTATATTGTATCTTTTTTTGTTATATTCTTTTGGGCAGCTTTTGAACAAGCGGGATCTTCTCTTACATTTATTGCGGATAATCAAACGGATAGAAATTTTCTTGGTTGGAACATGCCTCCTTCCATGGTCCAGATTTTTAATGGGATTTTCGTTGTAATGTTAGCTATCCCATTCAGTATGTTGTGGGATAAATTAAGGGCTCATGGGAAGGAACCTATTTCACCTATGAAACAAGCCATTGGACTTGCTTTGATTGCCTTGAGCTATTTCATCATTGCACATAATGTTAAAGATTTAGGCAGCGATGGATTGTTGGCAGTAAAATGGTTGATTTTACTTTATTTGATTCAAACCTTAGGAGAACTTTGTCTTTCACCGATTGGATTATCCTTGGTTGGTAAGTTGGCACCGAAAAGATTCGCTTCATTATTATTTGGTGTGTTCTTTTTGTCAAATGCCTCCGGATATGCACTTGCTGGTACACTGGGAGCAATTTTACCAGCCACAGGTGAACAATATACAAAGGCAACTTCATTGGGTATAGACCTTAAAGCAATTTTGGACAAAACTGTGACGCCTACAGCAGAACAGTTACAATTGTTAGCCACAAATAAAATAAGTGACCATTACCCGGTTTTTGCCGGATTTACCATCCATAGTTTGTATGAATTTTTTATGGTATTTGTGGTCCTTTGTGGTATAGCGGCATTACTACTATTCTCCTTGACGCCACGATTAAAAAAGATGATGCATGGCGTTAATTAA
- a CDS encoding peptide MFS transporter, with protein MNQNQDRKHPRALPFLFFSEMWERFGYYLMIGIFTLYLKDVKEGFGMTEAEASDLYGTFIALVFLTPFLGGLLADRYFGYRKSIIFGGILMAIGYCMMFFHSLPILYVAMTLVIVGNGFFKPNISTLLGNVYNKAEYIDRKDEGYNIFYMGINIGAFICNFFGAALYTMLGWGYAFLAAGVGMIIGVIVFIVGTRHYKDADVIKGVREGEMSFTRILFLILFPSLIAGILGWLINGVTTDSNPGGNIFGSDSTDAFIFACIPVLYFYFSLWKKATLEDKRPIAGLLAIFLVVILFWAVFKQNGSALNTWADRYTNREVTGTTEKVFLALKQAKPLEYKLDSVAKYDELFRIQKESGVILKEYNYPVYFRNIPKEKLPTEGSKISLWITSLSQSINPGWVIILTPLVVAFFTFLRRKNREPNTTTKIAYGLLISALAVLVMVAAVKSGANGSEKVSVWWLIASYGVITVGELFLSPMGLSLVSKLSPAHITSLMMGGWFLATSIGNKLSGVLASSWDGYSDKSIYFLVNFALLGAAALIGFIMLRWLNGIMKEKNIH; from the coding sequence ATGAATCAAAATCAAGATCGAAAACATCCAAGAGCTCTTCCTTTTCTATTCTTTAGTGAGATGTGGGAAAGATTTGGTTACTATCTCATGATTGGGATTTTCACTTTGTATCTTAAAGATGTTAAAGAAGGATTTGGCATGACTGAAGCTGAGGCATCAGATCTATACGGTACATTTATCGCATTAGTTTTTCTCACACCATTTCTGGGAGGATTATTGGCTGACCGATATTTTGGATATAGAAAATCAATCATTTTCGGAGGAATTCTAATGGCTATTGGATATTGTATGATGTTTTTTCATTCTTTACCCATTTTGTATGTAGCGATGACATTGGTCATCGTCGGGAATGGTTTTTTCAAACCAAATATTTCAACACTACTGGGAAATGTGTATAACAAAGCTGAGTATATTGATCGAAAAGATGAGGGCTATAATATTTTTTATATGGGAATAAATATTGGCGCTTTTATTTGTAATTTTTTTGGTGCTGCATTGTATACTATGTTGGGTTGGGGATATGCATTCCTTGCTGCAGGAGTGGGTATGATCATTGGTGTGATTGTATTTATTGTAGGGACTAGGCATTATAAAGATGCCGATGTGATCAAAGGAGTGAGAGAAGGTGAAATGAGTTTTACCAGAATATTATTTTTAATATTATTTCCAAGTTTGATTGCTGGTATTTTAGGTTGGCTGATCAATGGCGTGACCACGGACAGCAATCCCGGCGGAAATATTTTTGGTAGTGACAGTACGGATGCTTTTATTTTTGCATGTATTCCAGTTTTGTACTTTTATTTTTCATTGTGGAAAAAAGCAACCTTGGAAGATAAACGCCCCATTGCAGGTTTATTGGCTATATTTTTAGTTGTTATTTTGTTTTGGGCGGTATTTAAACAAAACGGATCAGCTTTAAATACATGGGCTGATCGCTATACGAACAGAGAAGTAACTGGAACTACAGAAAAGGTTTTTCTCGCATTGAAACAGGCTAAACCCCTTGAATATAAATTAGATTCTGTAGCAAAATATGATGAACTGTTCCGAATACAAAAAGAATCTGGTGTAATTCTCAAGGAATATAATTACCCTGTGTATTTTAGAAATATTCCAAAAGAAAAACTTCCAACAGAAGGTTCCAAAATTAGCCTTTGGATTACAAGTTTGAGTCAATCCATTAATCCTGGTTGGGTAATTATACTTACCCCTTTGGTTGTGGCTTTCTTTACCTTTCTCAGAAGGAAAAATAGAGAGCCAAACACTACCACAAAAATTGCGTATGGTTTATTGATATCTGCTCTGGCGGTATTGGTTATGGTAGCTGCAGTCAAGTCAGGGGCAAACGGGTCAGAGAAAGTTAGTGTTTGGTGGTTAATTGCTAGTTATGGTGTAATCACTGTGGGTGAATTATTTTTAAGTCCGATGGGCTTATCACTAGTTTCCAAATTAAGCCCGGCACACATTACCAGCTTAATGATGGGGGGATGGTTTTTAGCTACAAGTATAGGAAATAAGTTATCCGGCGTTTTAGCAAGCAGCTGGGATGGGTACAGTGATAAATCAATTTATTTCCTGGTTAATTTTGCACTGCTTGGTGCAGCTGCATTGATTGGCTTTATTATGTTGCGTTGGCTTAATGGAATCATGAAAGAGAAAAATATCCATTAA